A DNA window from Anaerocolumna sp. AGMB13020 contains the following coding sequences:
- a CDS encoding YciI family protein: protein MTFVYLMKNQNQLKKELVEQHVEHLKQLKKEGRLILCGPFGDYPGGMVVFSAQDKEEADRIAQSDPFVSSGCKTYELRTMEIADEANNYLL from the coding sequence ATGACATTTGTATACCTGATGAAGAATCAGAACCAGCTTAAGAAAGAACTGGTGGAACAGCATGTGGAACATTTAAAGCAGCTAAAAAAAGAAGGAAGGCTGATACTCTGCGGGCCTTTTGGGGATTATCCCGGAGGAATGGTAGTATTTTCAGCACAGGATAAAGAAGAGGCTGACCGTATAGCACAGTCAGATCCCTTTGTTTCCTCCGGCTGTAAGACCTATGAGCTGAGAACAATGGAAATAGCGGATGAAGCGAATAACTATCTGCTGTAG